GTCCCAAAAATTCTCCCGTGCCACCCCAATCTATAGAAAAGCCAATACCGGTGTTCGTAAAATTATTAATGACCAGAGTGTAGGCTTTACCTTGTTGCATATCGATAAATTTGCAGTAACCATTTTCACCACTGTTGCAATTGAGATCTTCCGTGATATCGGGATCGGTGAAATTGAGCCCGGTTGGGCCGGCGCAAGGTGGCGCTGTAGCATTACATCTCAGTACTTGCTTGTCTGCACAATTGTGAATGCCGCTTGGGAGCTCATAGATGGCAAAATCGATGTCATCGGACGGATTGAGGGGATTTAAAGTAAAAGTTAAGCTACCATCGTTTGCAGCTACCCATGAATACCAAACGGAAGAAGATTCAGAATTGGTGGTATTGTTGTCACCTAGACAGCTATCGAAAGCTTCATCTGAAAAAAGTCCGCTGCCGGTCAGGCTTTGGACCACAAAAGGAGATTTATCGCATAAAACGGTAGAGGCCGGACAATCCTGTTCTGCTTTAGCAGGAGGATTAAAATTATTAATGCATAATTGAAAGGTACCGGTGGCATTGTTTATGCCATCGACTCGGATAAAATAATCTGCACCAACCACCAATCCGCCCTGGTAGATATTGACGATTCCATTTCCCATAGTTGCTGCGCCACATTCCAATTCAGAAATGGTACCACCACAAATTCCACGATATAAAGCAACCATTGGTGCCGACAAAGTTCCACCCGGAGTTCCACCCCTGTTTGTGCCAATGATTGTGATGCTTACATCTGTAAAAAATGCTCTGAAACGAAACCAAACATCTCTGCCTGTACTTGACCAGCAGGTCGCTGAACCATATCCCGAAGGAGTAGCTGCAACGTTTGTATATTCTCCTGTTTTGCTGCAAAATTTGGTTACATCCCCAATAATAATGGGATTGTTGCAATTGTCATTGGATGGTTGTGCCCATAATTGAGCCCAAGAAAGCGAAATAAAAAGGCACGATAAAAAAACCTTGTTCATAGAGATCTTTGATTCATAACGCATTTTATAAGTAAAAAGACACTATAAACCCTGATTTTGTGTTAAAATGTGGAAAACTTGCCCAAAATTATTAAAAAACAGATTGACTTTGTAAATTAATAATCTAAAGCTGATGTGAATTACTATTACTTTTGCGATTCATTCAGGGTAGATGTTTACCATTCCCAATTTATTAACCTCGTGTAATCTGTTATTTGGCTGTTGTGCACTGATCAGCCTTGAAAAAGGAAATTACGATTGGTGTATCTATTTTATGGTTTTGGCAGGACTCGCCGATTTCCTGGACGGCTTTGTCGCAAAACGACTTCAACAAAGCAGTGAATTAGGAGTGCAATTGGATTCACTTTCAGATGTTGTGAGTTTCGGATTAGTGCCTGGGATGATTGCATTTCACATCCTGGAAAAAACAAATCCGGTCATGCAGTGGGTTCCTTTTTTCGGATTTTTATTGACCCTGATGGCGGCATTCCGTTTAGCCCGGTTCAATGTCAATATCAAACAAGGAAACAATTATTTTACGGGATTGCCTGTACCTGCCAATGGTTTGTTTTTTGCGGGCTTGTTAGCATTGTATCAACAGACAGACTCCTGTTTAAATTGGATTTTTCAACCTTTTGTGTTTCTCAGTTTAATTATCATTTTTTCGATATTGATGGTAAGTCGCTTAAAGATTATTAAAATCCAATTTTACAGGGAATGGCTTCAAAAAAATGCAGTATTACTTTTTGTTGAATTTATATGTATCATTTTTAGCTTCTGGTTGGGTGCAGGGGTTCTAAGTCTGATCATTTTAATCCATATACTCTTTAGTTTGTTTCATCCATTTAGAAATCTTCAAACGCATCACTTATGAAATCGTATAAAGCATTCATCGACATTATGCCACATAAAGAACTTCTGGATCCCCAGGGAAAAGCGGTAGTAAACAATATCCATTATCTGGATATTCAGGGCGTGAAAGATGCCAGAATTGGAAAACATATAGAACTGATTGTGGAGGCAGAATCAGAGTCACTTGCTCAGGAAATAGTAGAAAACAGTTGCAAAAAATTATTATCAAACCCGATTACAGAGCATTATCAGTTTACCATGACAATAATATAATTTGTTACAGGTTCTATAGATGTAATGGATAAACAACGCGATCCGAAACCCTGCCTTTATCTCGTTCCTACACCAATTGGAAATTTATCTGATATGACCCCAAGGGCATTGGGCATATTATCTTCGGTAGATCTCATACTTGCGGAGGACACACGAGTGAGCAATAAATTGCTCAAGCATTTTAATATAGACAATTCACTCAAGAGTTTTCACAGTCAAAATGAACATCGTTCTTATCAATTGATTATCGAAAAACTTAAAACTGGTTTAAGCATGGCGTTGGTGACC
The genomic region above belongs to Saprospiraceae bacterium and contains:
- a CDS encoding CDP-alcohol phosphatidyltransferase family protein, encoding MFTIPNLLTSCNLLFGCCALISLEKGNYDWCIYFMVLAGLADFLDGFVAKRLQQSSELGVQLDSLSDVVSFGLVPGMIAFHILEKTNPVMQWVPFFGFLLTLMAAFRLARFNVNIKQGNNYFTGLPVPANGLFFAGLLALYQQTDSCLNWIFQPFVFLSLIIIFSILMVSRLKIIKIQFYREWLQKNAVLLFVEFICIIFSFWLGAGVLSLIILIHILFSLFHPFRNLQTHHL
- the purS gene encoding phosphoribosylformylglycinamidine synthase subunit PurS: MKSYKAFIDIMPHKELLDPQGKAVVNNIHYLDIQGVKDARIGKHIELIVEAESESLAQEIVENSCKKLLSNPITEHYQFTMTII